A single genomic interval of Nonomuraea rubra harbors:
- a CDS encoding dihydrolipoamide acetyltransferase family protein has protein sequence MRREFKLPDVGEGLTEAEIVRWHVKAGDTVKVNQIVVEIETAKSIVELPIPWDGVVAGLMAEEGDTIDVGVTIIAVDTTEEGGAPAAPSASGVPSGAETPAQASRDLAALADDMVPKPPAEGAVEPGAHGSPAPKEERQAVLVGYGVKTGTTKRRPRKQPSRGIAANPVANPSRVEVDGPPSTPSEEAGAAGAGVAAAPGAGPAKSGTAPSRVAVLAKPPVRKLAKDLGVDLASLTGTGPQGSITRDDVHAAAQAPAEEPAPTTSPRREERIPIKGVRKATAQAMVTSAFTAPHVTEFLQVDMTGTMEAVRRLRTMADFAEVKVSPLLLVTRAVLTAVRRHPLINSAWDEQSGEIVVKHYVNLGIAAATPRGLLVPNIKDAQALSLPALATALAQLTETARAGRTQPAEMSGGTITITNVGVFGVDTGTPIINPGEAAILAVGQIRDLPWVVDGELAVRKVATLSLSFDHRIVDGELGSLFLADVGAMLEDPLRMLAWS, from the coding sequence ATGCGACGCGAGTTCAAGCTTCCTGACGTCGGCGAGGGGCTGACGGAGGCCGAGATCGTCCGCTGGCACGTCAAGGCGGGCGACACGGTCAAGGTCAACCAGATCGTGGTGGAGATCGAGACGGCCAAGTCGATCGTCGAGCTGCCCATCCCGTGGGACGGCGTGGTGGCCGGCCTGATGGCCGAGGAGGGCGACACGATCGACGTCGGCGTCACCATCATCGCCGTGGACACCACCGAGGAGGGCGGCGCACCCGCCGCTCCTTCCGCCTCGGGGGTGCCGTCCGGCGCCGAGACGCCCGCCCAGGCCTCCCGCGACCTCGCCGCCCTGGCGGACGACATGGTCCCGAAGCCGCCGGCGGAGGGCGCGGTGGAGCCCGGCGCCCACGGCAGCCCGGCCCCCAAGGAGGAGCGCCAGGCGGTCCTGGTGGGTTACGGCGTCAAGACCGGCACCACCAAGCGCCGCCCCCGCAAGCAACCGTCCCGCGGCATCGCCGCCAACCCGGTCGCCAACCCGTCCCGCGTGGAAGTGGACGGCCCGCCCTCCACCCCCTCAGAGGAAGCAGGCGCGGCGGGCGCGGGTGTCGCGGCCGCTCCCGGCGCCGGGCCGGCGAAAAGCGGCACGGCGCCCAGCCGGGTGGCCGTCCTGGCCAAGCCCCCGGTCCGCAAACTGGCCAAGGACCTGGGCGTGGACCTGGCCTCCCTGACAGGCACGGGCCCCCAGGGCTCGATCACCCGGGACGACGTCCACGCCGCTGCCCAGGCCCCGGCCGAGGAGCCGGCACCCACGACATCCCCCCGCCGCGAAGAGCGCATCCCCATCAAGGGCGTACGCAAGGCGACCGCCCAGGCCATGGTCACCAGCGCCTTCACCGCCCCGCACGTCACCGAGTTCCTCCAGGTGGACATGACGGGCACCATGGAAGCGGTCCGCCGCCTGCGCACGATGGCGGACTTCGCGGAGGTCAAGGTCTCCCCGCTGCTCCTGGTCACCAGGGCGGTCCTGACGGCGGTCAGACGCCACCCGCTGATCAACTCGGCCTGGGACGAGCAGTCCGGCGAGATCGTGGTCAAGCACTACGTGAACCTCGGCATCGCCGCCGCCACCCCCCGCGGCCTCCTGGTCCCCAACATCAAGGACGCCCAGGCCCTGTCGCTCCCCGCCCTGGCCACGGCCCTGGCCCAGCTCACGGAGACGGCCAGAGCGGGGCGCACCCAACCGGCGGAGATGTCCGGCGGCACCATCACCATCACCAACGTCGGCGTCTTCGGCGTGGACACCGGCACCCCGATCATCAACCCCGGTGAGGCCGCCATCCTCGCCGTGGGCCAGATCAGGGACCTGCCGTGGGTGGTGGACGGCGAGCTGGCGGTGCGCAAGGTGGCGACCCTGTCGCTCTCGTTCGACCACCGCATCGTCGACGGCGAGCTCGGCTCGCTCTTCCTCGCGGACGTGGGCGCGATGCTGGAGGACCCCCTCCGCATGCTCGCCTGGAGCTGA
- a CDS encoding Dabb family protein, translating to MIRHIVLFTWTETATAEQKAAVTAELRKLPDLIPQLRSYTVGADAGINQGNHEYAVVADFDDTDDYLVYRDHPDHQKVIADYIRPILASRAAVQLSI from the coding sequence ATGATTCGCCACATCGTGCTGTTCACCTGGACCGAGACCGCGACGGCCGAGCAGAAGGCCGCCGTCACGGCTGAGCTGCGCAAACTCCCCGACCTCATCCCGCAGCTGCGCTCGTACACGGTCGGCGCGGACGCGGGCATCAACCAGGGCAACCATGAGTACGCCGTGGTGGCGGACTTCGACGACACCGACGACTACCTGGTCTACCGCGACCACCCCGACCACCAGAAGGTGATCGCCGACTACATCAGGCCGATCCTCGCGAGCCGCGCCGCCGTGCAGCTGAGCATCTAG
- a CDS encoding NADAR family protein translates to MSTADPAARERIAAAGRPYDAESLARESARVEGWANVRVAVMARLLRAKFTQYPELAEILIGTGTARIHYDNGWVSSHWSASGRNWMGRLLELVRSELQADRLMD, encoded by the coding sequence CTGTCGACCGCCGATCCCGCCGCCCGTGAGCGGATCGCGGCGGCCGGGCGTCCGTACGACGCGGAGAGCCTCGCCAGGGAGAGTGCTCGCGTCGAGGGCTGGGCGAACGTGCGCGTCGCCGTCATGGCGCGGCTGCTGCGCGCCAAGTTCACCCAGTATCCGGAGCTCGCGGAGATCCTGATCGGTACGGGCACCGCGCGCATCCACTACGACAACGGGTGGGTCTCAAGCCATTGGAGCGCCTCGGGACGCAACTGGATGGGCCGCCTCCTGGAGCTGGTCAGATCCGAGCTCCAGGCCGATCGGCTCATGGACTAG
- a CDS encoding DUF7638 domain-containing protein, which produces MLNRTFREVDGERIDGLSRPVFIRNGDHYFLTELIVYADGAIDAWGLTDLDGLRRHLETGWVATSIPRGAQASAHQPASWKMAKPSMCRS; this is translated from the coding sequence GTGCTGAACCGGACGTTCAGAGAGGTCGACGGGGAGCGGATCGACGGCCTGTCACGGCCCGTGTTCATCCGCAACGGCGACCACTACTTCCTGACCGAGCTGATCGTGTACGCCGACGGCGCGATCGACGCCTGGGGCCTGACGGACCTGGACGGGCTGCGCCGGCACCTGGAGACGGGATGGGTGGCCACGTCGATCCCGCGCGGGGCCCAGGCGTCTGCACACCAGCCGGCGTCCTGGAAGATGGCCAAGCCGTCGATGTGCCGCTCCTGA
- a CDS encoding MBL fold metallo-hydrolase: MSSSAHDHPLPPPRVEEVSDGVYAYLQPDGSWWINNTGFLAGRRGVVVVDACSTERRTRAFRDAIGKVTDRPITTLVNTHHHGDHTFGNWLFPEATIVGHEGVREQIIADGVPAYRAAWSPGVEWGKMEPTPPFLTFTDRITVHSDELRCEVRHVGHAAHTTNDSYVWIPERRLLFSGDLVFNGGTPFVLMGSVAGALQAVEQLRGLGAETIVPGHGEVCGPEAYEPVEGYLRFVQETARRGREAGLTPLEAARETDLGEWAGLLDAERIVGNLHRAYAELDGHPLGAPIDLATAILDMITYNGGQPLSCLA; encoded by the coding sequence ATGAGCTCCTCCGCGCACGACCATCCCCTGCCGCCGCCACGCGTCGAAGAGGTGTCCGACGGCGTCTACGCCTACCTGCAGCCCGACGGGAGCTGGTGGATCAACAACACCGGGTTCCTGGCCGGGCGGCGCGGCGTCGTCGTCGTCGACGCCTGCTCGACCGAGCGCCGTACGCGCGCCTTCCGCGATGCCATCGGCAAGGTCACCGACCGGCCGATCACCACGCTGGTCAACACCCACCACCACGGTGACCACACGTTCGGCAACTGGCTGTTCCCCGAGGCCACGATCGTCGGGCACGAGGGCGTGCGCGAGCAGATCATCGCCGACGGCGTGCCCGCCTACCGCGCCGCCTGGTCGCCCGGGGTGGAGTGGGGCAAGATGGAGCCGACCCCGCCGTTCCTCACCTTCACCGACCGGATCACCGTGCACTCCGACGAGCTGCGCTGCGAGGTACGGCACGTCGGCCACGCCGCCCACACCACCAACGACTCGTACGTGTGGATCCCGGAGCGGCGGCTGCTGTTCTCCGGCGACCTGGTCTTCAACGGCGGCACCCCGTTCGTGCTGATGGGCTCCGTGGCCGGGGCGCTCCAGGCCGTCGAGCAGCTTCGAGGGCTCGGCGCGGAGACCATCGTGCCGGGGCACGGCGAGGTGTGCGGGCCCGAGGCGTACGAGCCGGTCGAGGGTTACCTGCGGTTCGTCCAGGAGACCGCCAGGCGGGGCAGGGAGGCGGGCCTGACGCCGCTGGAGGCCGCCAGGGAGACCGACCTCGGCGAGTGGGCCGGGCTGCTCGACGCCGAGCGCATCGTGGGCAACCTGCACCGCGCCTACGCCGAGCTCGACGGGCACCCCCTGGGGGCGCCGATCGACCTGGCCACCGCCATCCTCGACATGATCACCTACAACGGCGGGCAGCCATTGTCCTGCCTTGCGTGA
- a CDS encoding acyl-CoA dehydrogenase, which yields MGHYQSNVRDLEFNLFEVFGRGEILGTGPFSEVDEDVARSVLDEMNRLATGVLADSFEEGDRNPPVFDAATSTVKVPEGFKKSYKALVDGGWAHLDLPTDLGGPGIPRTLAWATAEMVLGANPALYMYAAGPNFAYTLWKVGTPEQKRFAELAIEKNWGATMVLTEPDAGSDVGAGRTKAVRQPDGTWHIEGVKRFITSAEHDMSDNIFHLVLARPEGHGPGTKGLSMFLVPKFHVNLETGELGERNGVYVTNVEKKMGLKVSTTCELTFGDKHPAVGWLVGEVHEGIKQMFMVIEHARMMVGTKAIATLSTGYLNALEYAKSRVQGADLAKMADKASPRVTITHHPDVRRELMLQKAYAEGMRALVLYTATFQDTLLIDPDDRHAHAMNDLLLPIVKGVGSERSYELLSRSLQTLGGSGYLQEYPIEQYIRDAKIDSLYEGTTAIQGQDLFFRKILRNQGAAVGALLAEINEFAGSEAGNGRLKEERKLLAEAAAEVKAMGDTMAGWALGSLEAPEEVYKVGLNTTRLLLALGDLIIGWLLLRQAEVALAKLGEGEDPFYQGKVGAASFFAQTVLPRLAAERRVLAATGLELMELPEEAF from the coding sequence ATGGGCCACTACCAGAGCAACGTGCGTGACCTGGAATTCAACCTCTTCGAGGTCTTCGGGAGAGGCGAGATCCTCGGTACCGGACCCTTCTCGGAAGTGGATGAGGACGTCGCACGCAGCGTGCTGGACGAGATGAACCGGCTCGCCACCGGAGTGCTCGCCGACTCCTTCGAGGAGGGCGACAGGAACCCGCCGGTGTTCGACGCGGCCACCTCGACGGTCAAGGTGCCGGAAGGGTTCAAGAAGTCGTACAAGGCGCTGGTCGACGGCGGCTGGGCGCACCTCGACCTGCCCACCGACCTGGGCGGCCCGGGCATCCCGCGCACCCTGGCCTGGGCCACCGCCGAGATGGTGCTGGGCGCGAACCCCGCCCTGTACATGTACGCGGCCGGCCCCAACTTCGCCTACACCCTGTGGAAGGTGGGCACCCCGGAGCAGAAGCGCTTCGCGGAGCTGGCCATCGAGAAGAACTGGGGCGCCACCATGGTGCTCACCGAGCCCGACGCGGGCTCCGACGTGGGCGCCGGGCGCACGAAGGCGGTACGCCAGCCCGACGGGACCTGGCACATCGAGGGCGTCAAGCGCTTCATCACCAGCGCCGAGCACGACATGTCCGACAACATCTTCCACCTCGTGCTGGCCCGCCCCGAAGGCCACGGCCCCGGCACCAAGGGCCTGTCGATGTTCCTGGTGCCGAAGTTCCACGTGAACCTGGAGACCGGCGAGCTCGGCGAGCGCAACGGCGTCTACGTCACCAACGTCGAGAAGAAGATGGGCCTGAAGGTCTCCACGACCTGCGAGCTGACCTTCGGCGACAAGCACCCCGCGGTCGGCTGGCTGGTCGGCGAGGTGCACGAGGGCATCAAGCAGATGTTCATGGTGATCGAGCACGCCCGCATGATGGTCGGCACCAAGGCCATCGCCACGCTCTCCACCGGCTACCTGAACGCCCTCGAGTACGCCAAGTCCCGCGTCCAGGGCGCCGACCTGGCGAAGATGGCCGACAAGGCCTCGCCCCGGGTGACCATCACCCACCACCCCGACGTGCGGCGCGAGCTCATGCTGCAGAAGGCGTACGCCGAGGGCATGCGGGCGCTGGTGCTCTACACGGCCACGTTCCAGGACACCCTGCTCATCGACCCGGACGACCGGCACGCCCACGCCATGAACGACCTGCTGCTGCCCATCGTCAAGGGCGTCGGCTCCGAGCGGTCGTACGAGCTGCTCTCCCGCTCCCTGCAGACCCTCGGCGGCTCCGGCTACCTCCAGGAATACCCGATCGAGCAGTACATCCGCGACGCGAAGATCGACTCCCTGTACGAGGGCACGACCGCCATCCAGGGTCAGGACCTGTTCTTCAGGAAGATCCTGCGCAACCAGGGCGCCGCGGTCGGCGCGCTGCTGGCCGAGATCAACGAGTTCGCCGGGTCCGAGGCGGGCAACGGGCGGCTCAAGGAGGAGCGCAAGCTGCTCGCCGAGGCCGCGGCCGAGGTCAAGGCCATGGGCGACACCATGGCGGGCTGGGCGCTCGGCTCGCTGGAGGCCCCCGAGGAGGTCTACAAGGTCGGGCTGAACACGACCAGGCTGCTGCTCGCGCTCGGCGACCTCATCATCGGCTGGCTGCTGCTGCGCCAGGCCGAGGTGGCGCTGGCCAAGCTCGGCGAGGGCGAGGACCCGTTCTACCAGGGCAAGGTCGGGGCCGCCTCGTTCTTCGCCCAGACCGTGCTGCCCCGGCTGGCCGCCGAGCGGCGCGTGCTCGCCGCCACCGGCCTGGAGCTGATGGAGCTGCCCGAAGAGGCCTTCTGA
- a CDS encoding class I SAM-dependent methyltransferase, producing MDAAELAARWRERLESWAIPDEILAKAPVDPWSHSPERFGTRTDRALAEPDDGPTMTRLSEALPEKGTLLDVGSGPGAASLPLHARIGHLYAVDTSASMLEGLTARAEKLGVPVTAVEGRWPDVSDQVPVADAAVAAHVVYNVPDLAGFLLALDARTQGRVVLELPHRHPMSWMTPLWQHFHGVDRPVRPIAEDCVALAAALGFNVQVEEREAPLERFMSLEELAASAVRRVCLDPSRADEVARTAAELGMWPVPRDRWVTIWWE from the coding sequence ATGGACGCCGCAGAACTCGCCGCCCGGTGGCGGGAGCGCCTGGAATCGTGGGCGATTCCGGACGAGATCCTGGCCAAGGCCCCCGTGGATCCGTGGAGTCACTCGCCGGAGAGGTTCGGCACCCGTACGGACAGGGCGCTGGCCGAGCCCGACGACGGTCCCACCATGACCCGCCTGTCCGAGGCGCTGCCCGAGAAGGGCACGCTGCTCGACGTCGGCTCCGGCCCCGGCGCGGCCTCCCTGCCGCTGCACGCGCGCATCGGCCACCTCTACGCGGTCGACACCTCCGCGTCCATGCTTGAAGGGCTCACGGCCAGGGCGGAGAAGCTGGGGGTGCCTGTCACGGCGGTCGAGGGCCGCTGGCCCGACGTCTCCGACCAGGTGCCGGTGGCCGACGCGGCCGTGGCGGCGCACGTCGTCTACAACGTGCCCGACCTGGCCGGCTTCCTGCTCGCGCTGGACGCCCGTACGCAGGGGCGGGTGGTCCTGGAGCTGCCGCACCGCCACCCGATGAGCTGGATGACGCCGCTGTGGCAGCACTTCCACGGTGTCGACCGGCCGGTGCGCCCCATCGCGGAGGACTGCGTGGCGCTGGCGGCGGCGCTCGGCTTCAACGTGCAGGTGGAGGAGAGGGAAGCCCCGCTGGAACGTTTCATGTCGCTGGAGGAGCTGGCCGCCAGCGCGGTGCGCAGGGTGTGCCTCGACCCCTCACGGGCGGACGAGGTGGCGCGGACGGCGGCCGAGCTCGGCATGTGGCCGGTGCCGCGCGACCGGTGGGTCACGATCTGGTGGGAATGA
- a CDS encoding DMT family transporter: MAWIVLVLAGLFEVTMALSLKLSNGFTHLWWTLSFLATAVLSFGLLSYALRTLEVGTAYAVWTGVGAAGTALLGMIAMGDEVSPARLVSIALILAGVIGLKTLA, encoded by the coding sequence ATGGCGTGGATCGTCCTCGTGCTGGCCGGCCTCTTCGAGGTCACCATGGCCCTCTCGCTCAAGCTCAGCAACGGTTTCACGCACCTGTGGTGGACGCTGTCGTTCCTGGCCACGGCCGTGCTCAGCTTCGGCCTGCTCTCGTACGCGCTCAGAACGCTGGAGGTCGGCACCGCGTACGCCGTCTGGACCGGCGTCGGCGCGGCCGGCACCGCGCTGCTCGGCATGATCGCCATGGGCGACGAGGTGTCACCGGCGCGGCTCGTCTCCATCGCCCTCATCCTGGCCGGGGTCATCGGGCTGAAGACACTGGCTTAA
- a CDS encoding VOC family protein: MIEIHAVTIDAADPYAIASWWSEATGLPLGEGDEPGDDEVMLRTHQDPFLLFIRVPEGKTVKNRVHLDVNGTEGRTRDQEVERLVGLGATVHDDLRKPDGTGWVTMLDPEGNEFCVCRSTAEREAQ, from the coding sequence GTGATCGAGATTCATGCTGTAACCATCGACGCCGCCGACCCGTACGCCATCGCGAGCTGGTGGAGCGAGGCCACCGGGCTACCGCTGGGCGAGGGGGACGAGCCGGGCGACGACGAGGTCATGCTGCGTACGCATCAGGACCCGTTCCTGCTGTTCATCCGCGTCCCCGAGGGCAAGACCGTCAAGAACCGGGTGCACCTCGACGTCAACGGCACCGAGGGCAGGACCCGTGACCAGGAGGTCGAGCGGCTCGTCGGGCTCGGCGCGACCGTCCACGACGATCTCCGCAAGCCCGACGGCACCGGCTGGGTCACCATGCTCGACCCCGAGGGCAACGAGTTCTGCGTGTGCAGGAGTACCGCGGAGAGGGAGGCTCAGTAG
- a CDS encoding GNAT family N-acetyltransferase: MESHYVLSLIFRQARREDVPAIVAMLADDPLGAQREGDPNDGRYLAAFDRIDADPYDELIVAERDGKVVGTMQLTYLAGLSRLGAERCQIEAVRVAASTRGQGLGRKMIAWAIDRARARGCAMVQLTSDRSRTDAHRFYDGLGFTASHVGYKLKLD; encoded by the coding sequence ATGGAGTCCCACTACGTGCTGTCCCTGATCTTCCGGCAGGCACGCAGGGAGGACGTGCCGGCCATCGTGGCGATGCTGGCCGACGACCCGCTCGGCGCCCAGCGGGAGGGGGATCCGAACGACGGGCGCTACCTGGCGGCGTTCGACCGGATCGACGCCGACCCCTACGACGAGCTGATCGTGGCCGAGCGCGACGGCAAGGTGGTGGGCACGATGCAGCTCACCTACCTGGCGGGGCTGTCGCGGCTGGGCGCCGAGCGGTGCCAGATCGAGGCCGTCAGGGTCGCCGCCTCCACCCGCGGCCAGGGCCTGGGCCGCAAGATGATCGCGTGGGCGATCGACAGGGCGCGGGCGCGCGGCTGCGCGATGGTGCAGCTCACCTCCGACAGGTCCCGTACGGACGCGCACCGCTTCTACGACGGCCTCGGCTTCACCGCCTCCCACGTCGGCTACAAGCTCAAACTGGACTGA
- a CDS encoding molybdopterin-containing oxidoreductase family protein, whose protein sequence is MSGELRVLGACPLDCPDTCSWVVTVENGRAVKMRGNPDQPYTRGALCVKVNRYLEHTQARDRILYPLRRTGPKGSGQFERITWEEALDEISVRLRGIVEEHGGEAIWPYLGTGTLGYLQGCEGVAGRRFWNLLGASKHWLNICSAAGNAGLRRTLGTAAGMDPENFALSKLILLWGTNTLTSGHHLWKFIQDARADGAYVVAIDPIRTRTADQADEHLAIRPGTDGALALGLLNVVLAENAQDEEFLAEHTEGWDDFREEILRHPVERVAEITGIPAEAVHRLGTRLAHTRPTALRATHGLQRHAGGGAALRVIAAIPGVTGDWRHPGGGIAFSTSDHVHLNVDRRDDLLAAPVRTLTMTKAASQLESVKCFWVYAANPVGSSPDSNAIRRQLLREDLFTVVMEHFPTDTVDYADIVLPATMQTEHHDLHAGYGHLYLLWNEQAVEPPGECLSTTETFRRLAAHMGMTEPSLYDSDLELAEQLLASGHPSVEGITLDRLRKEGWVRMNYPSPFTPFAEGFPTPSGRLRFPPAGKAYVPSYTASSAGSSPYPLTLVTPASHTFLNTTFGNNPELLRRAKEPTVLVNPADAAARGLEDGRRVRVHNDGGEFLADVEISDRVAAGVVATPKGRWPKLSPGGANPNAVVAERDADMGRGPGFHDNFVEISPV, encoded by the coding sequence ATGTCGGGTGAATTGAGGGTTTTGGGGGCATGTCCGCTGGACTGCCCGGATACCTGCTCCTGGGTGGTGACCGTCGAGAACGGCCGGGCCGTCAAGATGCGCGGCAACCCCGACCAGCCCTACACCCGGGGCGCGCTCTGCGTGAAGGTCAACCGGTACCTGGAGCACACCCAGGCCCGGGACCGCATCCTGTACCCGCTGCGCCGCACCGGGCCGAAGGGCTCGGGCCAGTTCGAGCGGATCACCTGGGAAGAGGCGCTCGACGAGATCTCCGTACGGCTGCGCGGCATCGTCGAGGAGCACGGCGGCGAGGCCATCTGGCCGTACCTGGGCACCGGCACCCTCGGCTACCTGCAAGGTTGCGAGGGCGTGGCGGGCCGGCGGTTCTGGAACCTGCTCGGCGCCTCCAAGCACTGGCTCAACATCTGCTCCGCGGCGGGCAACGCCGGCCTGCGCCGCACGCTCGGCACCGCGGCCGGCATGGACCCGGAGAACTTCGCGCTGTCCAAGCTGATCCTGCTCTGGGGCACGAACACGCTCACCAGCGGCCACCACCTGTGGAAGTTCATCCAGGACGCGCGGGCGGACGGCGCGTACGTCGTCGCCATCGACCCCATCCGCACCAGGACGGCCGACCAGGCGGACGAGCACCTGGCGATCAGGCCGGGCACGGACGGGGCGCTCGCCCTGGGGCTGCTCAACGTCGTGCTGGCCGAGAACGCCCAGGACGAGGAGTTCCTGGCCGAGCACACCGAGGGCTGGGACGACTTCCGCGAGGAGATCCTGCGTCACCCGGTCGAGAGGGTGGCCGAGATCACCGGGATCCCGGCCGAGGCCGTCCACAGGCTGGGGACGAGGCTCGCGCACACCCGCCCGACCGCGCTGCGCGCCACGCACGGCCTGCAGCGGCACGCCGGCGGCGGGGCCGCGCTGCGCGTGATCGCCGCCATCCCCGGCGTCACCGGCGACTGGCGCCACCCCGGCGGCGGCATCGCCTTCTCCACCAGCGACCACGTCCACCTGAACGTGGACCGCCGCGACGACCTGCTCGCCGCGCCGGTGCGCACGCTGACCATGACCAAGGCGGCCTCGCAGCTCGAGTCCGTCAAGTGCTTCTGGGTGTACGCGGCCAACCCCGTCGGCTCCTCCCCCGACTCGAACGCCATCAGGCGGCAACTCCTGCGCGAGGACCTGTTCACGGTCGTCATGGAGCACTTCCCGACCGACACCGTGGACTACGCCGACATCGTGCTGCCCGCCACCATGCAGACCGAGCACCACGACCTGCACGCCGGCTACGGGCACCTGTACCTGCTGTGGAACGAGCAGGCCGTGGAGCCGCCAGGCGAGTGCCTGTCCACGACGGAGACGTTCCGGCGGCTGGCCGCGCACATGGGGATGACCGAGCCGTCGCTGTACGACTCGGACCTGGAGCTGGCCGAGCAGCTGCTCGCGAGCGGGCACCCGTCGGTGGAGGGCATCACGCTGGACAGGCTGCGCAAGGAGGGCTGGGTGCGGATGAACTACCCGAGCCCCTTCACGCCGTTCGCCGAGGGCTTCCCGACGCCTTCCGGGCGGCTGCGCTTCCCGCCGGCGGGCAAGGCGTACGTGCCGTCGTACACGGCCTCCTCCGCCGGGAGCTCGCCGTACCCGCTGACGCTGGTCACGCCCGCCTCGCACACGTTCCTCAACACGACGTTCGGCAACAACCCCGAGCTGCTGCGGCGCGCCAAGGAGCCGACGGTGCTGGTCAACCCGGCCGACGCGGCGGCACGCGGGCTGGAGGACGGGCGCCGGGTACGCGTGCACAACGACGGCGGCGAGTTCCTGGCGGACGTGGAGATCAGCGACCGGGTGGCGGCCGGGGTGGTGGCCACGCCGAAGGGCCGCTGGCCCAAGCTCAGCCCCGGCGGCGCCAACCCGAACGCCGTCGTGGCCGAGCGGGACGCCGACATGGGCAGGGGGCCCGGCTTCCACGACAACTTCGTGGAGATCAGTCCAGTTTGA